TCTCCTCCTATCTACGTACGCGTCGCGGGCGCCGCTCGATCCTCGGAGTCCCCTCGCTCTGTGAGAggcgatctagggtttcgtccCCGATCACTCTGCGGCTGCGGCCACGGCCTCGCTCGATCCATGGAGGCCGCTCACGCGGTGAGGGATCGGATCGATCTcacggagaaggaggagaagatctTCGGGCGCCTGCTCGATGTGGTTCGCCATTTCAAGCTGGAGACCCAGCTGCGTGTCGCCGGAGGTTGGGTTCGAGATAAGGTTCGGATTCTTCACTCTTAATCCTTTCCCTTTTGcattcgcttttttttttcgcttattTGATTCTAGAAATGATCTTTTGATGATGCAATTCGATTACTCAAGAGTTTGGTTTGATTATTTCTTCCCCTACAGCTTTTGGGAAAAGATTGTTATGATATAGATATCGCCTTGGACAACATGTTGGGCCGAGATTTCTGTGAAAAAGTTAATGAGTACCTCAAATTTGTAGGCGAAGAACAACAAGGAATTGGTGTTATACAGTGGTATGCCATTTTTCTCCTGCTGTTCTTTTTGATCTGAATGGATTATGCACATCACAATGTATCTGTTATCGTGTACTTGCTATAtgaaatatacatatttttctatattaaggAATCAATAAACCTGATACGTTTTGAAGTAATAGGTGCCGATTTATATTATTCATGCAGTGTTGCAGCCGGTGGCCATGGCATATCATTATTAGCGTTTCAAATTTAACTTGTCTTGAACAAACATTTACGATAACCCATGGTGCAGAATAAAATGCCCGTGaataattttcttctttatatGCATATGAGCttaaaagtgaatatttggTCTCTTGACATTTTCAAATTATGATTTTTGATGTGATGCTTATTTCTTTGCTGCAGCAACCCAGATCAATCTAAGCACTTGGAAACCGCTAGGATGCGCATCTGTGACACTTGGATCGATTTTGTGAACTTGAGATCTGAAACCTATGCTGAGAACAGTCGCATCCCGACCATGGTATTCAAAAGTcttagattttctttttattttaatatcttagATTTCTTAAATTCTGCATTATTTTATGTGCCTTTTATTATGTTTCATCTCTGTTAGGATGTGTTCCATTGTGCGGTAAAGCATTTTATCAAaacagaatttttttaattgatttactGTCTGTTTAGAAATTCGGAACTGCTGAAGAAGATGCATATCGAAGGGATCTAACCATCAACAGGTAATAAACTGTAAGCTAAAAGGAAGTCCTGTTTCAATGTTATGcggtgatatttttaaaaagggggaaaaaaactgTTGGCATCAtgagaaaaataatatgtttAGACCATGCTAGAAtggtaagaatatatcttactAGAACTTCCTTCTTATAGGTAGTACATTTCATGTTACTTTTAAGTGGAAATAAGTCGTTTCTcccattcaaatttcaaagcaACCTTAATTTTGGTTTCAGTTGAGTTTCAGTTTTGTTGTCTTAGTAGTTTTTTGTCTCTATCCAGATGTCATTACAAAAATTTCCATGTTTCTTAGAAACATGCAATACATATGGATAATGACTATTGAGGCGTTGCAGAGCTGCCTGATACTTCTAACTCTTAACTAAACTTCCTATTAAAATGATTCTCAACTGTCTCATCAAGCTGTAACGTTCTGGTAAAAGAGGATTAAGATGACTGATCTCCTAAGTTATTTGAGGATACACAGGCTCGATCTACATAGAATCAGATAAAGGCCAAAATAAGTATGTTGGCTAGCCGCCTTaagtttctattttattttatcttttttatgcTTGATAGGAACAGTTCCAATGTGCTTTTACTTTGTACTAAGGGATGACTTTTCTCATTTATCCTTGAAATTATTGATATCCATGTTCTTCGAGTCATGCTTTCTTCTGACAGAAAGATTCAGTAGTTTTCCCCTTCTATACACTCAAATTCAAGCATTATACACGAAGGCAAGCGGAAATACGCTGCTAACATTCTCTGCTCTCTAGTTCCCTCTTGCAATATATTACAGTTCTAACTGTACTTATTTTGTGTAATCTTTAGCTACTATTGCTATTTATGTAATTCCGTTGCAACTGGTTCTGCTCATGTTTTACCATTGAAGTGTTCTCTTTTGACAGCCTTTTCTATAATATCAACACTAATTCAGTTGAAGATGTAACTGGAAGAGGTTGgtttttctcctcttcttctgtGTAAGTAGTCAAATCTTGATAACATTTTTTTGGTCGGAGGTCCAGAATTGCTCATGACTTACTTAATCTTATTTAATTCAGGCATCCAAGATCTGAAGTCCGGGCATATTGTTACTCCTTTGCCACCAAAAGCAACTTTTTTGGATGATCCCCTTAGGGTTCTTCGAGCAATTCGATTTGGTACTCTAGCAAgcatctttaaattttaattactttattagaAGTAACTTTCAGCCAATATGCTAGCTACTGTTGTAAGTTATTGGACTGTTCTGGTaacttttttgagtttttttagtCACTTCAATCTGAAAAAGTTGATGATAAATAATATACATTAATTATTGGTAAGGAACAAACATTTAGTTCAACGATAtgcttaaaataaataatatatcttttGACTTTTCatcaaaaacttaaattatcaTGATACCTTTTTCTTTGTAATAATGAATACGATGTTGTGTTTACAACATATTATTTTCCAATTGATGATCTTAATAAGATGCCATATCTCAtatgatatttgatattatacATTTGGTACATGTCACAGTTCAACCCCTGTTAAATTTTCAACCTCGATCCTCTCTTTTCGTCTGTCCAATAAGCTGTTTGGTTTTGTGTACAGTGAGTAGTTATTGTCCATCGTTAGGATTGTCAGACTATAATTCTTTTGACAGCGGGATGATAGTGAGATTGAAGTACTTAAATTTGATTAGTGCAAAAAGTTTTCACTGATCTGATTATTCATCCATCTGTTTCTAAATAAAAGACTTCATGTGTAAATAGACTTTGTATAAGACTAACCTGTATATACGGTAAGTTCTGATTCCACTCTTAATGCTGTTAGGTGCTAGGTTTGATTTTGAATTGGCTGAAGAGTTGAAAGAAGCTGCTTCTGACGAGGAAGTAAAAACTGCACTTGCAAATAAGATCAGCAGAGAGCGGATTGGACATGAGgtattttccttttctgttttcTCTTCCCATATCAAATTTTCTGTAGCACATAATTTTTTCCCCAATAGATATAGATTTAGAGATTTAGCTATAtgtatcttttttcttttcttttgtttttttaacttttttctcttttttcgcTTAACTTGATAGTGAATGCTTCATGGTATTTATGCACAGGTTGATCTGATGATGTCTGACAAGCAACCTGCTAAAGCAATGGCATACATTCAtgatttgaaattattttatgttGTATTTACTTTCCCAGAAAATCCACAGCCTGCAGTTACCGAGCAATGTGACAGGTTTTCCTTTAACTTCTGTTACTTTTTAAGGCATGCAATGAATGAATATTTCACTTGATATCATCAGAAGTGGTTGAAGAAAATTCATTAGGTTAGCTTATAGATAGCTATCTGTTCTTCTCCTTGTGGAGAGCATGATCAATGCATTTTGAGAGCATAGTTAACATTCCTTCTTATCTAAAAATGTATAGGccttgaaatttaatatttgatcttTGTGAGATTGCTCTGACATGTTTCTTGTTCATATAGGCCTTGCATTGAAATGTTAGTGGTTGGATACATTTGATGTATGAGTTAATAGCTTGTGCAAAAGGCTGAAAGCACATGGTTTTCTCAAAGAGTTACATAATTATTGCATTTTTTCTTAAAGAGTTATCACATTATGCAGGTATTGTATATTACATATAAATGCAGCATGGACCCTTCTACAATCTATTGGCTACTCGATATTTAGTGTAAGTCATTTATTAGCTGCTGATatcccaaaattttattttcattttctagaGCACATATTGTAGAAACGACATCATTCTACATTCTTAGATACAATCCATGCAGTCTTATTATGATTGCATACTATGCTTTCCTTATACATATTTTTACTCGTTCTCAGGATGAACAGCGCAGGCTTTACTTGTATGCATCTTTATTTCTTCCTGTGAGAAGTACGATATACATtgacaaaaaatcaaaacaggTAATTTGTCCGTCTTGTTATGTTAATATCATTTTCCTTTTCATATAAGCGAattgtacttatattttctcTACTGAGATGAAAATGTTGTTCATGTTTCATGCTTCCCTCTTCAGCGTAAAAATTAGTTACTCTCTATACCTTTGAAAAAGGCTATGACCTTTGTCTTAAATAATCCAAACAATACTTCTGTTGGTATTGTACATATATCAACCATTGAATGAGCTGGCAATACATTTGGTTTGTGATGAGAAGAGAAGATAAGTGGGAGTAGGGCTAGAGGGTGAATGTTTAACAATAACATAAGACATGTTGTTTTGCGATAACTTTGTTATTTATAGATGGACTTCAGAGGTCACCTTTGTTTGTCCATGCTTGCTTTGTATTTGAACACTTCAATTTTCCTTTGTTCCACTAAAGAGTTGGAAAAATTAAATAGATCTATTTGCTATAGTGATGATGATTGGTTATCTATACCATTTTGATTTTGGTAATACCTGCTCGACCAGACCACAATTATATTTTGTCCGTTAGTCAGACACTTGTTATGAGACTTACGAGTCATAAACTTTGCAGGTTCCTGTTGCGAGTTACATCATTCGAGATTCTCTAAAACTGAAAGCTAGTGATGCTGAAATGGTATGTCAACCCCTAAGAAAGCTTTTGTGAAGTTTGCCAAGGGGAGGCTTCTTCTATGCTCTTTACCCAATTTTACTCCGTTGGTTCATCAtcaattctaatctttttttcctttcattttgaCGTGTCATCTACTTGTAGGTAACAAACTTACACGCGGCCTGTGAGAAGTTTGTTGATCTAATCCCTTTTCTGGAGTCAAATGAGGATTCAGAAGATCTTAGAGTAAAGCTAGAAGATGAATACCTCGAGATACCACCAGCTTCGACCAAACGAGTTTTGGCAGGTTGAGGGCGgttttttgttgtttatttgaagtttttgtgtTCTATCTTATTGGCCACTCCCATACGAAAATTTCTGGTTCTGTTAATAGATTTCTTACTTTAAGAATTTGGCAATATTAAATGATCTACACACTACAAGTAGGAAAAGAATCTGCTACTGTTTCTCTATGCTAATTGAATGCCAATATAACATGATAACGACTCACTCGCATAGACTGAGCCTGCACACTTTCTTGGCTAGTCAAGCAGAAACAAATATCCAAAAGCTTACTACGCTGATTTGTTTGGCTTTTGTGCACTGtcgtatatatattattgtctTTTTATATTGCATGTAATTATTTTATGAAGCAAAATAGTAATGTGTGCGCTTCTGTTGGCAATTCTTGTCGGATATGTCTGTTACCATCCATTTTTCATGCTATGGTTATATTAGGCTTGATTCAAATACTCACAATGTTGAGAATGGACTGAACAGGGTTGCTGCTTCGTCAAATAAAAGACTTTTGGCGCGTTGCTTTGTTAATTTCCACTCTACTACACCCTAAGGCAAGTCATACCTGTGATACTCTCAACAGTCACACTGAACTGGACAGAAGAAGAGAAATATTTGGAAAATTTGAGAGCGCAATAACTCAActtggtaattaatttttctgatACTTTTTATCTATAATCATTTGtgctgattattattattatttttgtaattatttgtgCTGAGTTGCCATTTGTAGATGATAGTTTGTGGGAAACTATTCGTTGTTTCTTTCTTTGCATGTTCAGGGAGTTGattccttttatttcttttgcttcctcttTAAATAAGTCACTATTGTGTTCGCTCGCTACCAATTATTTCTTTGGTTGATTTGTTTAGATCTCGACCACGTGTGGAAAATGAAGTTATTGCTTGACGGGAAGGCAATGATGGGAGTTCTACAGCTTAAATCGGGAGGGCCATCAATTGGGAAATGGGTAAAACAAGTTACTGTTATGTTAGAAGCTGATATGAGCTTTTCTATCTGCTTACAATTATTAATGCTTGTTTGCAGCAACGAAGGCTGCTAAAGTGGCAGCTTGCCCATCCAAATGGAACAACGGAAGAGTGCATTGATTGGATAAAGCAATCTCAAGCGAAACGCCAGAAAATAGATTGTTCCGCTTGAACATGTTCCCCTTTGCAGCTTGTCTTCTGCCTACTTCTAACTTGTCTTCGCCCTAATTTATCCAATCAAAATCGCCAGCAATCTTGTGGAGTATTTACAAAAGCATGACTTGATTTGCGCATCAACGAGTGGCATGAAGCAACAGTATTTTTGCTAGAGAGCTAAGTTTGCAGCTAGGAGATTGCAACCATCATCCTCATCTTGcgtgttttttttgtttttttgtttttttttgtggggtGGATTGGGGGAGAGGGGAAGGGGGAGTTTTGACAAACTTATATTAGTATATGATCGTTCTTTTGTAATACCTATGGTTTCTAACGGAGTTTGTAGTTGAATTCAGAAATTGCGCaggctcttttttttcctcttattttttctgatatgaaaattaaattgggCCAGTGTAACTTGTAATACCTATGGTTTCTAACGGAGTTTGTAGTTGAATTCAGAAATTGCGcaggctctttttttttctcttattttttctgatatgaaaattaaattgggCCAGTGTAACTTTAGATACAAATCGTTCTCTCTAGACACATAAATCACATTGACGACATTATAATACCTCAACAAGGAATTTATCTagattatgaattattttgaactaGCACATGACTATGTGGACGATAATTTATATGCTCTAATAAGTGATAATACAGCAACCTGCAAAATGATATGGTAGATCAAATTCTAGCACCAAGAGCAAATTTGAAAGAGAACAAAAAGCAGCAGGACGAGAAAGAAGCACAAAAAGAGAATTACAGCACCAGCCAAAAAGAGAATAGAGGACTATGTGGCAAATACTTAAATGCTAACCCATCCATATGGTATAAGATTTTCCGTCAACAAATTAAGAGAGTATACAAGTTCAACTAGCACATGACAACATGGCTTGCTAGGAAAAGGAGGAAGATCAACAATTCAAAGAAGTTCAATGAACTTGAACGGATACAAACGCGAAAAACCTCTACATGTACATATCCACAATGTCAGACGCatatatatctacatatatataagtagaaGGAAACAAACATCAAGCATTTattctgcatttatttatttgtaaaaaattatggaCTTTGCATTTTCATCTGGAGAAGTT
The nucleotide sequence above comes from Ananas comosus cultivar F153 linkage group 17, ASM154086v1, whole genome shotgun sequence. Encoded proteins:
- the LOC109723201 gene encoding putative CCA tRNA nucleotidyltransferase 2 codes for the protein MEAAHAVRDRIDLTEKEEKIFGRLLDVVRHFKLETQLRVAGGWVRDKLLGKDCYDIDIALDNMLGRDFCEKVNEYLKFVGEEQQGIGVIQCNPDQSKHLETARMRICDTWIDFVNLRSETYAENSRIPTMKFGTAEEDAYRRDLTINSLFYNINTNSVEDVTGRGIQDLKSGHIVTPLPPKATFLDDPLRVLRAIRFGARFDFELAEELKEAASDEEVKTALANKISRERIGHEVDLMMSDKQPAKAMAYIHDLKLFYVVFTFPENPQPAVTEQCDRYCILHINAAWTLLQSIGYSIFSDEQRRLYLYASLFLPVRSTIYIDKKSKQVPVASYIIRDSLKLKASDAEMVTNLHAACEKFVDLIPFLESNEDSEDLRVKLEDEYLEIPPASTKRVLAGLLLRQIKDFWRVALLISTLLHPKASHTCDTLNSHTELDRRREIFGKFESAITQLDLDHVWKMKLLLDGKAMMGVLQLKSGGPSIGKWQRRLLKWQLAHPNGTTEECIDWIKQSQAKRQKIDCSA